A single genomic interval of Bradyrhizobium sp. CCBAU 53338 harbors:
- a CDS encoding NAD-dependent succinate-semialdehyde dehydrogenase has translation MTGHTPIRLFIGGKWIERNGAPILNPANEAVLGIVPMAREADLAAAVDAATNGFNVWSLTSAARRSEIIRQAAANLRANADVVARDITLEQGKPLRDAQTEVRRACQVLEWDAEEGRRLYGRTIPSEPGYRNTVQLYPIGPVAAFSPWNYPLSSVARKVGGALSAGCSLVLKASEETPAAAVHLAEAFVKAGLPDGVLNLVFGIPADISRYLIGHPSIRLVAFTGSVPVGKGLAAQAGMHMKPCIMELGGHAPVIICDDVDPLDSASRSVAAKASNSGQICTSPTRWFVHDSIYGEFVNNMGEAARKIEVGNGLDPATQMGPVANSRRLAAIQELVSEAIAKGARLVAGGERIKNNGYYWPLTVLADVPADARIMKEEPFGPVALVNSVTSLPDAIKRANELPYGLAGYAMTHSADYAGYIADHMQVGNLAINHFTSSLPETPFGGTKDSGYAREGGAEGLLNYTIVRSISFLAGPPRNSVPAHR, from the coding sequence ATGACTGGGCACACCCCAATAAGGCTGTTTATCGGTGGAAAATGGATCGAACGTAACGGCGCTCCGATATTGAACCCCGCAAACGAAGCCGTGCTGGGGATCGTTCCTATGGCAAGGGAGGCCGATCTTGCCGCTGCCGTCGATGCTGCAACGAACGGCTTCAACGTTTGGTCACTGACCTCAGCGGCCCGGCGATCCGAGATAATTCGTCAAGCCGCGGCGAACCTGCGTGCGAATGCCGATGTGGTGGCCCGCGATATCACTCTGGAGCAAGGCAAGCCGCTACGCGACGCGCAGACCGAAGTTCGGCGGGCATGTCAGGTGTTGGAATGGGATGCGGAAGAAGGACGCCGACTTTACGGCAGGACCATTCCGTCCGAGCCCGGGTATCGAAACACCGTGCAACTCTATCCGATTGGCCCTGTAGCGGCCTTTAGTCCTTGGAACTATCCCTTAAGTTCAGTCGCCCGGAAGGTTGGCGGTGCGCTATCGGCAGGCTGCAGTCTCGTCCTGAAAGCTTCTGAGGAAACACCGGCGGCTGCCGTGCATCTGGCGGAAGCCTTTGTGAAAGCCGGACTGCCAGATGGCGTGTTGAATTTGGTATTCGGCATTCCCGCAGATATCTCGCGCTATTTGATAGGACACCCGTCAATCAGACTGGTTGCGTTTACTGGCTCCGTTCCAGTTGGCAAGGGACTTGCCGCGCAAGCCGGAATGCATATGAAGCCCTGCATTATGGAATTGGGCGGGCATGCGCCGGTCATAATTTGTGACGATGTCGATCCGCTCGATTCAGCGAGCAGGTCGGTTGCCGCTAAAGCCAGCAACTCGGGCCAAATCTGTACATCACCGACACGCTGGTTCGTCCACGACTCCATTTATGGAGAGTTTGTCAACAACATGGGCGAGGCGGCTCGAAAAATTGAGGTCGGCAATGGCCTCGATCCGGCCACGCAGATGGGGCCCGTAGCCAATTCACGGCGCCTTGCTGCGATACAGGAACTCGTCAGCGAGGCGATCGCGAAAGGTGCCAGGCTTGTTGCCGGTGGGGAGCGCATCAAGAATAACGGCTACTATTGGCCTCTTACGGTATTGGCCGACGTGCCCGCGGATGCGCGTATTATGAAGGAAGAACCGTTTGGCCCAGTCGCACTCGTAAATTCGGTTACTTCGCTGCCAGACGCGATCAAGCGCGCCAACGAACTGCCCTATGGGCTTGCGGGTTACGCGATGACTCATTCGGCTGACTACGCCGGCTACATCGCCGACCACATGCAGGTCGGAAACCTTGCGATCAATCACTTCACGTCATCGCTGCCGGAGACGCCTTTTGGGGGAACAAAGGACTCGGGGTATGCGCGTGAGGGTGGGGCTGAGGGGTTGTTGAACTACACGATTGTACGCAGCATTTCATTCCTGGCGGGACCGCCCCGCAACTCAGTTCCTGCGCATCGTTAG
- a CDS encoding ABC transporter ATP-binding protein translates to MKLKIENLSKRYGAFDALKPTSLDVAEGEFLTLLGPSGSGKTTLLTMIAGLTPPNSGEIYINGRRATNEPAFYRDIGMVFQNYALFPHLSIAENLAFPLRMRKMPEADIRDRVKSMLEIISLPHVAERVPKELSGGQQQRVALARAMVYRPSIVLMDEPLGALDKNLREQMQIEIKHLHKRLKTTIIYVTHDQEEALAMSDRICLMNGGEIEQLAPPNEIYDRPSTVFAANFIGQSNIMAAGEVSDASGNVTPMQAGTRLMVRPEYVRVNADVVPAHHRTEATFIERINIGPTTRYFFKSASDRVLSALVLNAQAPHDIENGQRCILSWAASRSVEIKDVGT, encoded by the coding sequence ATGAAGCTCAAGATCGAAAACCTCTCGAAACGGTACGGTGCGTTCGACGCTTTGAAGCCGACGTCTCTCGATGTGGCCGAAGGAGAATTTCTGACTCTATTGGGCCCTTCTGGCTCCGGAAAGACGACGCTCCTAACCATGATCGCCGGACTAACCCCTCCAAACTCCGGCGAGATCTACATCAACGGTCGTCGAGCTACCAACGAGCCCGCGTTTTATCGGGATATTGGCATGGTCTTTCAGAACTATGCCTTGTTTCCTCATTTGAGTATCGCGGAAAACCTCGCATTTCCGCTGCGCATGCGGAAGATGCCGGAGGCTGATATACGCGACCGGGTAAAGTCGATGTTGGAGATCATCAGCTTACCTCACGTTGCCGAGCGTGTGCCCAAGGAGCTATCGGGTGGTCAGCAACAACGCGTGGCTCTCGCACGCGCAATGGTCTACCGGCCGTCGATCGTACTGATGGACGAACCTTTGGGCGCGCTGGATAAGAACTTGCGCGAGCAGATGCAGATCGAAATCAAGCATCTGCATAAGCGATTAAAGACGACCATCATCTACGTGACCCACGACCAAGAAGAAGCGTTGGCCATGTCAGATCGGATCTGTCTGATGAACGGTGGCGAGATCGAGCAACTGGCACCACCGAACGAAATTTACGATCGCCCCTCGACGGTCTTCGCCGCTAACTTCATCGGACAGTCCAATATCATGGCGGCTGGCGAAGTGAGCGATGCAAGCGGCAACGTGACGCCCATGCAGGCGGGAACGCGACTGATGGTTCGACCTGAATACGTTCGCGTCAACGCCGACGTCGTTCCCGCGCACCACCGGACCGAAGCGACGTTTATTGAGCGCATCAATATTGGGCCGACAACCCGGTACTTCTTCAAGTCGGCGTCCGATCGCGTCCTTTCAGCCCTTGTTCTGAATGCACAGGCTCCTCACGATATCGAGAACGGTCAACGTTGCATCTTGAGCTGGGCCGCCTCCCGGTCGGTAGAAATAAAGGATGTAGGAACGTGA
- a CDS encoding ABC transporter permease subunit, translating to MTDRTTIPGSWPRSDRRLPLSELLARWPFLQIAPLLTFLSVVFVLPVGGILVLSLFDAHGALTLENFSRVFKTNLYVSVLVRTIQTAAWATGICLTLGYPVAYALSKANAGVRAAILTSVLVPLWTSFLIRNLSLIIIFGRRGLINVTGLKLSWLDHSIAFLYNWNGVMIGLSSSLLPLAIITMYSVMEGIEPNLEKAASTLGARPSHGFWRVYFPLSLPGVAAGGILIFVSALGFFITPQLLGSPRETMIAQLIIEQVTEVLHWNFAAAISAMLLLATLISFFLFDRVVGMHILTGEEGDQHPSRLNRMLRRGGMKLINGISWITASFGLVAEKLTGRTVKLRQRVSRPILSMVSLAIALFLILPIFCIVPISFSNSLLFGWPPQGFSLRWYTSVLSSPIWVLAFWRSVGIAAITSLMAIAIAIPAALFLVRQKTRAKFLIILLLTIPIFLPHIITAVALFYAYARFGLIGTWVGLIMGHMVFALPYATMSLMAVLKNYNRSLDYAAWTMGASKFKTFRYIMLPIIKPGVYGAFLFAFIQSFDEVTISLFVTGGSFTTLPKQLYQQAVYGASPELAAVSTLLLALILGFMLIANSVGGTSRRV from the coding sequence GTGACAGATCGGACGACCATCCCGGGATCATGGCCGCGATCAGATCGGCGCCTACCTCTGAGCGAATTGCTAGCGCGCTGGCCGTTTCTTCAGATAGCACCGCTGCTGACGTTTCTATCCGTCGTATTTGTACTGCCTGTCGGCGGAATTCTTGTTCTCAGCCTCTTTGACGCTCACGGTGCGCTGACGCTAGAGAATTTTTCGCGAGTATTTAAGACCAATCTATACGTTAGCGTGCTCGTGCGAACGATTCAAACCGCTGCTTGGGCCACCGGGATCTGCCTGACGCTCGGTTACCCCGTTGCATATGCACTCTCCAAAGCAAATGCAGGGGTTCGAGCAGCAATCCTGACGTCCGTTCTGGTGCCGCTTTGGACTAGCTTTCTGATCCGCAATCTGTCACTGATTATTATCTTCGGTCGCCGCGGTTTGATCAACGTAACCGGCTTGAAGTTGAGCTGGCTCGATCATTCGATCGCCTTCCTCTACAACTGGAACGGCGTGATGATCGGCCTGAGCAGCTCGCTTTTGCCTTTGGCGATTATTACGATGTACTCCGTAATGGAGGGCATCGAGCCGAACTTGGAAAAAGCGGCGAGCACGCTGGGTGCCCGCCCCTCCCATGGTTTTTGGCGGGTCTATTTTCCTCTGTCGTTACCGGGAGTGGCGGCCGGCGGTATCTTGATCTTTGTGAGTGCTCTTGGGTTTTTCATCACGCCGCAGCTGCTCGGGAGTCCTCGGGAAACGATGATCGCTCAATTGATCATCGAACAAGTTACCGAGGTGTTGCACTGGAACTTCGCTGCGGCGATATCCGCCATGCTGTTGCTGGCAACACTTATTTCCTTCTTTCTGTTTGATCGGGTGGTTGGAATGCACATTCTGACCGGAGAAGAGGGCGACCAGCATCCGTCGAGACTGAACCGAATGCTCCGCCGTGGCGGAATGAAACTAATCAACGGAATTTCATGGATTACCGCCAGCTTCGGATTGGTCGCCGAAAAACTGACGGGACGGACGGTGAAGCTCAGGCAAAGGGTGAGTAGACCCATTCTGTCGATGGTTTCGCTGGCAATTGCGTTGTTCTTGATACTTCCGATCTTCTGTATCGTTCCGATTTCATTCTCTAACAGCCTTCTGTTCGGCTGGCCGCCCCAGGGTTTCTCACTCCGATGGTACACGTCGGTCCTTAGCTCACCAATCTGGGTATTGGCTTTCTGGCGATCGGTTGGCATCGCCGCCATCACCAGCTTGATGGCCATTGCCATCGCTATTCCGGCGGCACTATTTCTCGTTCGTCAAAAGACGAGGGCAAAGTTCCTGATAATTCTGCTGCTGACCATTCCGATTTTTCTGCCTCATATCATCACGGCGGTCGCGCTGTTCTACGCTTATGCCCGCTTCGGGCTGATTGGCACATGGGTCGGATTGATCATGGGGCATATGGTGTTTGCGCTGCCCTATGCCACGATGTCACTGATGGCCGTGCTCAAAAATTACAATCGTTCGTTGGACTATGCCGCATGGACGATGGGCGCGTCAAAATTCAAGACCTTCCGATATATCATGCTGCCGATCATCAAGCCTGGAGTTTATGGCGCGTTTCTTTTCGCATTCATCCAGTCGTTTGACGAAGTGACGATTTCTCTGTTTGTCACGGGAGGCAGCTTCACCACGCTTCCGAAGCAGCTATACCAACAGGCAGTGTACGGGGCGTCACCGGAGTTGGCAGCAGTGTCGACGCTACTCCTGGCGTTAATTCTCGGATTTATGCTCATAGCCAATTCCGTTGGCGGGACGTCCAGACGCGTGTAG
- a CDS encoding extracellular solute-binding protein produces MNRRQFVKIAALSGATFPLPAIVGRASAAGETLYVADAGGAYTESYKKVIYTPFTASTGIDVVPVVRPAQALAQMKTMVETQNYTFDVHGAAGLDEGVRYDAEGLSERIELPRSIYDDLPDSIRNVPGFYPDSVAAFATVYRPLATKRDLKRVADIWDMSIPGVRSLRTGGRDNIEWALRADGVPAGPAIINELKTKAGWERAFRKLDEIKPKILTWWSTAPQSAQLLQAQEIDITATYANRAATLIRQGENLKVLWNEGYYTAYGYVIPKGNPKVHLVQKLIEFSLDPKRQAALASELMQGSASKSAFEFIDKKVLEYVPTQPDNFKQMVPLDVAFWGENLTKSNELFNQWLVK; encoded by the coding sequence ATGAATAGAAGGCAATTCGTCAAGATAGCTGCGCTATCCGGCGCGACTTTCCCACTACCCGCCATCGTCGGACGCGCATCGGCGGCCGGTGAGACCCTCTATGTTGCGGATGCGGGCGGTGCGTACACCGAGTCCTACAAGAAGGTTATCTATACGCCCTTTACTGCAAGCACGGGAATTGATGTCGTTCCGGTCGTTCGGCCAGCCCAAGCGCTGGCTCAGATGAAGACCATGGTGGAAACGCAGAACTATACGTTCGATGTGCATGGGGCCGCCGGTCTCGATGAAGGTGTCCGCTACGATGCTGAGGGGCTCAGCGAACGAATTGAGTTGCCGAGGTCAATATATGACGACCTTCCTGACTCCATCAGAAATGTTCCGGGCTTCTATCCGGACTCCGTTGCAGCGTTTGCGACGGTATATCGGCCGTTAGCGACAAAACGGGATCTGAAACGAGTTGCCGATATTTGGGACATGTCCATTCCGGGAGTTCGCTCGCTGCGTACTGGCGGTCGCGACAACATAGAATGGGCGCTTCGAGCGGATGGCGTTCCCGCGGGACCGGCCATTATCAATGAGCTGAAAACAAAAGCCGGGTGGGAGCGCGCATTTCGAAAATTGGATGAGATCAAACCGAAAATCCTGACTTGGTGGAGTACGGCCCCACAAAGCGCTCAGCTTCTGCAAGCTCAGGAGATCGATATTACAGCGACGTATGCGAACCGGGCTGCAACGCTGATCCGGCAAGGTGAGAACCTCAAAGTGCTTTGGAACGAAGGTTATTACACTGCCTATGGGTACGTCATCCCAAAAGGCAATCCAAAGGTCCATTTGGTGCAGAAGCTCATCGAGTTCTCATTGGATCCGAAGCGTCAAGCCGCGCTTGCTTCCGAGTTGATGCAAGGAAGCGCCTCGAAAAGTGCCTTCGAATTTATCGACAAGAAGGTGCTCGAGTACGTCCCGACGCAACCAGATAATTTCAAGCAGATGGTCCCGTTGGACGTGGCTTTTTGGGGAGAGAATCTCACGAAATCGAATGAGCTGTTCAATCAGTGGCTTGTGAAATGA
- a CDS encoding extracellular solute-binding protein, whose amino-acid sequence MNRRKFTKTTMLAGATLAAPAIMGRASAAGETLYIADAGGSVSQIYKELFYTPFTEATGITVVPVVRAAQPLPQMQSMVDTKNYIFDACIGAGMDEAVRYLALDLVEKITLPKHLYDDLPVELRNLAGFVPDSISAYSTVYRTSATGKDLTCVADMWDKAIPGVRSLRNSGRDNIEWALRADGVKPGQAIINELKTDAGWIRAFKKLDQIKPRIAMWWTTAPQSAQLLHSGEIDITATYVNRAAELIVQGEDLKILWNQGYYTAYGWSIPKGNPKVAMVQKLIEFTLDPKRQAARAARVLNGTASISAYQYIDPKILYLIPTQPDNFKQLVPLDVSFWGENLSKSNEMFNAWLIK is encoded by the coding sequence ATGAACAGAAGAAAGTTTACTAAGACCACAATGCTGGCGGGCGCAACGTTAGCAGCACCCGCGATCATGGGTCGCGCTTCGGCAGCGGGCGAAACTCTCTACATTGCAGATGCTGGTGGCTCCGTATCTCAGATTTATAAGGAGCTCTTTTACACTCCTTTCACGGAGGCTACCGGCATCACGGTCGTTCCCGTGGTGCGAGCCGCGCAGCCGCTGCCCCAGATGCAGTCGATGGTCGACACGAAGAATTATATCTTCGATGCTTGCATTGGCGCAGGCATGGACGAAGCAGTTCGATATTTGGCTTTGGATTTGGTTGAAAAGATCACCCTTCCAAAACACCTGTATGACGACCTTCCGGTGGAGCTGAGGAACCTCGCCGGTTTTGTGCCCGACTCGATATCAGCCTATTCAACGGTTTATCGGACCTCCGCGACCGGGAAAGATCTGACTTGCGTTGCGGACATGTGGGACAAAGCGATCCCTGGCGTGCGGTCCCTCCGCAACAGCGGCCGGGACAACATCGAGTGGGCATTGCGCGCCGACGGCGTCAAGCCCGGCCAGGCCATCATAAACGAACTGAAAACAGATGCCGGTTGGATTCGGGCATTCAAGAAGCTCGATCAAATCAAACCGCGGATCGCTATGTGGTGGACGACGGCGCCGCAGAGCGCGCAGCTGTTACACAGCGGCGAAATCGACATTACCGCGACCTATGTCAACCGGGCAGCGGAGCTTATCGTGCAAGGAGAGGATCTTAAGATCCTATGGAATCAAGGCTATTACACCGCATATGGCTGGTCGATTCCGAAAGGGAATCCGAAGGTGGCGATGGTTCAGAAGCTCATCGAATTCACTCTTGATCCGAAGCGACAAGCCGCGCGTGCAGCGCGCGTCCTGAACGGAACGGCTTCGATCAGCGCCTACCAATATATCGACCCCAAGATCTTGTATTTGATCCCGACGCAGCCTGACAACTTTAAGCAGCTCGTGCCCCTCGATGTCAGCTTCTGGGGTGAAAACTTGTCCAAGTCGAATGAAATGTTCAACGCTTGGCTCATCAAATAA
- a CDS encoding pyridoxal phosphate-dependent aminotransferase yields the protein MTNLNTRSRSKRVGKIQVDVSESMAQKAKLRVASGKRVISLAQGEPDFDTPEHVQEAAIAAIRAGETRYTINTGTIQLREAISRKLRRDNDLEYGVNQIVVAPGAKPSIYNAFAATLNDGDEVIIPAPYWVPMPDMVRLAGGQPVIVACGVESDFKMQPGQLQAAITPRTRWLLLNSPNNPSGSIYSKAELLSFAEILRRHPNVLALSDDIYEHIRFDGRPFYTLAQIAPDLRERILTVNGVSKAYAMTGWRIGYCAGPDWLIRDITRVLSQATGGACSIAQAAALAALEGPQDFLAQRVAVFHRRRDFVLPIIKAIPGLSAERPEGGFYIFVSCTDLIGKTTPAGGRISSDSVLCDYLLAEADIAVVQGAAYGLSPYFRISIASSDDDLRTAVAAIRSAVLALR from the coding sequence GTGACTAATTTGAATACACGAAGCAGATCGAAGCGGGTTGGCAAGATTCAGGTCGATGTCTCCGAGAGCATGGCTCAAAAAGCAAAGTTGAGAGTGGCCTCAGGCAAGCGCGTTATCAGCCTTGCACAGGGCGAACCTGACTTCGATACGCCAGAGCACGTTCAGGAAGCGGCAATTGCGGCGATCCGAGCTGGAGAAACCCGCTATACCATCAATACGGGTACCATTCAGCTGCGCGAGGCCATCTCGCGCAAGCTGAGACGCGACAACGACTTGGAATACGGAGTCAATCAGATCGTGGTCGCTCCGGGCGCGAAACCAAGTATATATAATGCCTTCGCCGCAACCTTAAACGACGGCGACGAGGTCATTATACCTGCACCCTATTGGGTGCCGATGCCAGACATGGTGCGGCTCGCCGGCGGACAGCCGGTGATAGTCGCGTGCGGCGTCGAAAGTGACTTCAAGATGCAGCCTGGACAACTACAGGCGGCCATCACACCTCGGACGCGTTGGCTTCTTTTGAATTCGCCAAACAATCCGTCGGGATCAATTTACTCAAAGGCGGAATTGCTTTCCTTCGCCGAAATATTGCGTCGCCATCCTAACGTCCTTGCTTTGTCAGATGACATCTATGAGCACATTCGGTTTGATGGGCGGCCGTTTTACACCTTGGCGCAGATTGCGCCCGATTTGCGGGAGCGCATCCTGACGGTCAACGGCGTTTCCAAAGCATACGCCATGACGGGTTGGCGTATCGGCTATTGCGCCGGGCCGGATTGGCTGATCAGGGACATTACTCGAGTCTTGTCGCAAGCGACGGGTGGCGCATGTTCAATCGCGCAGGCTGCTGCTCTGGCCGCACTCGAAGGGCCACAAGATTTCTTAGCCCAGCGCGTAGCTGTGTTCCACCGGCGGCGAGATTTTGTCTTACCGATCATCAAGGCAATTCCAGGTCTTTCCGCCGAGCGCCCTGAGGGAGGGTTCTATATCTTTGTGAGCTGTACCGATCTGATTGGGAAAACGACGCCGGCAGGCGGCCGAATCTCGTCTGATAGCGTTCTGTGCGATTACTTACTGGCCGAGGCCGACATCGCAGTTGTACAAGGCGCGGCCTATGGCCTTTCTCCTTACTTCCGTATCTCCATCGCGTCGTCGGACGACGACTTGCGTACCGCCGTGGCAGCGATCCGCTCCGCGGTTCTAGCCTTACGCTGA
- a CDS encoding MmgE/PrpD family protein: MNEITSSAAEATRSRPPVTAFLADWVTKLRFSDIPTEAVETTKRAFADTLSVTLAGAGEAAASRARQALVDEPGKSLVIGTSLRTTARTAAFLNGVAAHVHDFDDGNATMLGHPSTGMVPALLALADERNVSGEQLITAYVAGMEVGAKIARAMTYQHNANGWHTTSTFGTFAATAASAKLLGLDAQQTRDALGIAASMACGIRQNFGTSTKPVHAGRAAENGVMAAKLALAGIDASPTAIEGHEGFMHLFGDLSVICFEDAMRDMGAPFEVMRINVKLYPVCAMVLPALDVLVEGLRNKELDLADITSVRCGTSYQTLNIMRYDRPESHLQAKFSYSYCVAVALRKGDVTLADFTPDALKDPATRKIMESVEPYVHPDQSTPELFEPLYRAGKAFTEVDVMRRDGSLFKRRKSNYIGSSSDPVSWEHLERKYRACTDGMFDSARSDLILTRFQHLDRLNRVGTPILLGLEELQ, from the coding sequence ATGAACGAGATCACTTCCAGTGCCGCCGAGGCGACGCGATCACGTCCACCCGTGACCGCCTTCCTTGCTGATTGGGTTACGAAACTGCGCTTTTCCGACATCCCGACAGAGGCGGTGGAGACGACCAAGCGCGCTTTCGCAGACACGTTGTCTGTGACGCTTGCGGGCGCAGGCGAGGCGGCCGCAAGCAGGGCGCGTCAAGCTTTGGTCGATGAACCCGGCAAATCGCTGGTTATCGGCACTTCCTTGCGCACGACGGCGAGAACGGCGGCTTTTCTCAATGGTGTGGCAGCTCATGTGCACGATTTCGATGACGGCAACGCGACTATGCTTGGCCATCCATCCACTGGCATGGTTCCGGCGCTTCTTGCGCTGGCCGACGAGCGCAACGTTTCGGGCGAACAACTGATCACCGCGTATGTGGCTGGGATGGAAGTCGGCGCCAAGATTGCGCGGGCGATGACCTACCAACATAATGCCAACGGTTGGCATACGACGTCGACTTTCGGAACCTTCGCAGCGACGGCTGCATCGGCAAAGCTGTTGGGTTTGGACGCGCAGCAGACCAGAGATGCGTTGGGGATCGCCGCCTCGATGGCTTGTGGCATCCGTCAGAACTTTGGAACGTCGACCAAGCCCGTCCACGCCGGCCGTGCTGCCGAGAACGGCGTAATGGCCGCAAAGCTGGCTCTGGCTGGCATCGACGCAAGCCCGACTGCCATCGAGGGTCATGAAGGTTTCATGCACCTATTCGGTGACTTGAGTGTGATCTGTTTTGAAGACGCAATGCGCGACATGGGAGCCCCCTTTGAAGTGATGCGCATCAACGTCAAGCTATATCCGGTTTGCGCGATGGTGCTCCCGGCTCTCGACGTGCTTGTCGAAGGCCTCCGAAATAAAGAGCTTGATCTGGCAGATATAACCTCGGTGCGTTGCGGCACCAGCTATCAAACGCTTAACATCATGCGTTATGATCGGCCTGAAAGTCACTTACAGGCAAAATTTAGCTACAGCTATTGCGTGGCTGTGGCACTGCGAAAAGGCGACGTCACGCTAGCCGATTTCACTCCCGATGCGCTCAAGGATCCCGCGACGCGCAAGATAATGGAGTCGGTTGAACCTTATGTTCATCCAGACCAGAGCACGCCAGAGCTTTTCGAGCCGCTCTACAGAGCCGGAAAAGCCTTTACCGAAGTTGATGTCATGCGGCGAGACGGGAGTCTCTTTAAACGGCGCAAATCCAATTATATCGGCTCGAGCAGCGACCCCGTCAGTTGGGAACATCTGGAGCGGAAATATCGGGCGTGTACTGATGGAATGTTCGATTCCGCCAGGTCGGATCTTATTTTGACACGTTTCCAACATTTGGACAGGCTGAACCGGGTCGGTACACCAATTCTATTGGGCCTTGAAGAGCTGCAGTGA
- a CDS encoding carboxyltransferase domain-containing protein, with amino-acid sequence MCAKLVVLDAPRVSHCGASALLLDAEGPLSLQTQQRIWALDRTVRNWQEVTDAQVGLNSLLIVVDPLTTDTEPLAMRFLAEWNGTTAWSGNGRTLEIGIVYGGAAGRHLREVADRLGVSPSRVAELHSAGNYTVFAPGTGPGFGFLFGLDRRLHLPRRPEPQMVPNGPNLSMAGAQTSLGPPLKPGEEPSLVPSGWYALGHAPASPIPFDFSKTPPNVLDLGDCIRFRIERVET; translated from the coding sequence ATGTGCGCAAAGCTAGTGGTTCTTGATGCACCGAGGGTCAGTCACTGCGGTGCTTCGGCTCTGCTGCTCGATGCCGAAGGGCCACTTTCGTTGCAAACGCAGCAACGCATTTGGGCGTTGGATAGAACGGTCCGGAATTGGCAAGAGGTGACTGACGCGCAGGTGGGATTGAACAGCCTCTTAATCGTTGTCGACCCTTTGACAACGGACACCGAGCCTTTGGCGATGAGATTTTTGGCGGAATGGAATGGAACGACCGCTTGGTCCGGTAATGGCCGCACACTCGAAATCGGGATCGTTTACGGGGGAGCTGCAGGTCGGCACCTGCGCGAAGTTGCCGATCGTCTCGGAGTATCGCCGAGCAGGGTGGCTGAATTGCATTCGGCAGGCAATTACACTGTCTTTGCGCCTGGAACGGGTCCAGGCTTCGGCTTTCTCTTCGGACTGGATAGACGGCTGCACCTGCCACGCCGGCCTGAACCTCAAATGGTACCCAATGGTCCAAATTTGAGCATGGCGGGAGCGCAGACGTCTCTTGGACCGCCGTTGAAGCCGGGGGAGGAGCCTTCGCTCGTTCCAAGCGGCTGGTACGCACTCGGACATGCACCGGCATCGCCCATACCGTTCGACTTCAGCAAAACGCCGCCCAACGTTCTTGACCTGGGAGACTGCATTCGTTTCCGAATCGAACGGGTTGAGACATGA